The region CAGAGACTGAAGCGGTGAATAAGCCATTAGTTCTCTCCAGAGGAATTAATTTTGATAGGCATGCCTTTCATCACTGCTAATCAACCATGATGCACATTCTTTCTGCCAGACTCCCTGAGATCTACGGATAGACTTCTGCAGAGTCATGAAAAAGCACTATGCGCTTTATGTCCCTGCCCAACCTATAGTAGGCAGCAAAAGTGAGCAGTGAACTGCACAGTGCAGGCATGCAGGACAGGCTGGCAACTCAGGGGTTGGCTCATGAGTGATTCGGTATACTAAAACAATGTGGGCCGCTGTagggaaagaacagacaaggaaagaagaaaatgtgagaAGAAAAGGTCTTTCCTTTTACAATGATAGAGAGCATAGCAAAAaacaaaacttgcaaagaataagaaaatggaagaatgGAGGAATGAGATATCACAAAGATCAGGACAAATGTGAAGGGCTGACAAAGGCCCCTCACAATGTAGTATTTCATGCCTACATTGGGTGATAGTTGTAAGGACTGGTTCACTTAAGTTTATTGTATCTGCTTACATATTGCCATAGCCACAAGACAGAGAGTAGAAGCAAACTCAGAAGCAATCACTCTACCATTAAAATTTACAGTATGCTGTGGAAGATTTCTTGTATCTTCTTGAAAGTAGGAATAGGTTGCTTTCTATTTTAAGTGGGAACAACATGTTATGCATACCATTATTTCCTATAACCAAAAGAAAGtccatttcattattttagtaATTGTGTGTTTCTGCATTCAGGATAAGATATGGACTAATTTTCATGCTCTCCCATAAGGCTCATGTAGTATTTGGGATGAAGATGAAAGCCTATATACCACCTTATATATTAGCTTTAATTATCTGTTAAAAGTTGCATCATGAACACACTGCATAAGGAATTCTGTGCAGAAGTTACCTTCGGTTACCATAACTCAGATGTTAATAACGTTTGTAAACCCTTCTGGACAAGCTAATTTCTCATCTGGAGAAACCAAAGGAGGACATGTAGGCAACAAGAggagcacagatatttttttttcacgctACTGATAGTAATTATTCACATTTCTcaaaaataatcctaaaatggAAACTTCATTCTCCTAGCCACTTCTCTTAGATGGATCCTTACTACTTCATCAGATATCATTAATCATAACAAAGCTTTGCCTGTGTAAGCAAACCTTAGCAATGAAGGTCCAAGTAACTAGATTTTCAGAGCACAGAAATTATATTGTTTCTACACGTTTGTGGGCAATTTTAAAATACCCGTTTCATATGAGAAAAACAGACCACTTGTGGTTTTTCTTATGCTTATACATTTAGCAGGTCTTACCTAGTATTTCCTTAGCACAGTACCTAATAGGGAACAAAAGTGATAAGGTTTCATTAGCCCTTCTACTTAAAAGTTTTAGTGTCAGTATGGACCAGAACTGCtcaaaattactgaagaaaatctGCCTGCATGAACTGAAATTAACAGTTGTATAGAGGGAGCTAGAGATTTTTTCCATAGTAATTGTGCTTCATTAGCAGAGGCATTGTGAAAGTTTCCACTAAGATTTAACCTTAGGGCATACTCACAGAGAACAATGTAAAAAACATTCTGCAAGCataccccaaaaaccaaaaccagaatgaGAATGAGGATTTGCTTGGGAAGATTCCAAAGTGAACACCTGAATATTTCTAGCTGGCCCCAGGCACAATAAGTTGCACTCCTAACAAAGGCAGGCCTCACAAGACTTTTAGGAACCTTGACcctatcttttttccttccatacaGAGCCCCACTAACTCCAGGGCAGCCCCACACCACAGCCAGTGCAGAAGCAAGGGTGAAATAGGGTTCCACACTTGCAAACATTTACTTGATATCTTCATTATTTAACTTTACTACAGCTCCTCCAGATAGTCAAGCTAAGCATATTTCTGAGTATGCGACAAACAGGTTTGGACCTTCATAGTTTGATTTCTAATACATACAAGCGGCACATTGAATAGCTCAATTTTCAGAATGCAATCTTTTCAGAAAATCAAACTACTGGTTTATGTGCCTAACTTTAGGAGCTAATTCAgacatccatttttatttttttttcaaacatagcCTGAAATTTCATCAGTGTTATAAATTCTTACACCTCACTTATTCTGTGGCTCTTATGCTGCGGGTATTTGGAGTTTGCTGTCCTGGTGGCTGTGTGAACAGATTAAACATTGAGACTTCCTAGATGATGTTTGCTACAGGAAAATGATAAATATGCAATACAAGTGATAAATATACAGAACACAACatgcaatgtgcccttgtggcaaagaaagcaaacagcatcTGGGGCCGTGTAAGAAAAAGCTTCACAAGCATGTCAAAAGTGAGGTAGTATTTCCCCTCTTCTCAGATCCAGCAGCACAGTGCTGAAGTGTCGTGACCAGTTCTGCACTTTCCACTACAAGAGAAACATGGCCATACTGAAGCAAGTCCAATGAAAAGCTGGCAACATGATTAAGAGACAGGAGCATCTGTTATACAAGGAGAGGTTGAAAGCTAAGACTGTTTAGCCTAGCAAAGAGAAAGCTCGGGGGGATGTTATCAATGTATAAACACCTGATGAGGTGAGTAAAGATGACAGAGCCACactcagtggtgtccagtgacagaaCGTGAAGCAATAGGCACAAGTTGAAATACAGGAAAGTGTTAAGCCATTAACAAAACACCTTTCTTCTTGTGAGGGTGATCGAACACTGTAATGGGGTATTCAAAAGCCCAGCAAGACATGGTCCttagcaacctgctctagctgaccctggtTTGAGTAGGTGGGTTGGTCTAGACCATGTCCAGAGGCATCTTCCAGCCTCAGCCACCCCGTGGTTCTAAACTGCTCGGAGTTTTAATCTCCTGGGAGCACAGGGAATTCTCAGAGGAATCCCAATTCCAAACATAGACTTTGTAACTGACCACTAGCTCTACCGTAAAGGTATTAGAAATACTGCCTATATTAATCAGCCGTTAAACAAAAGCACGCATTGCTGAAATGCACCTCTAACATCAGGCTCCCAAGACATGAAAGCCATTATAATCAGATAGCTGTTCTGATAGAGATTTTTCAAACCACACTGCACAGCACCATCTTCTGGTGAGCAAAaagttggatatttttttctttcaggcttcAAGAAAAAATCTCTAACCATATCAAACATGATTTTCATACAAGAAATAGTAatgttaagtttaaaaataaacaatttaaaattaacatCATCTATAAAACACAGAAGTCACCAAAAATTTTTATTAACCCTTTTAACCCTAGAAACACACAAAGTGAAAAAACATCCTATAAAATGTCTTACCCTCTTCATCAAGAAGAGAGTAAGATTTCTGATTTCtgcaagtaaagaaaaatacacattgctcacataataaataatgaaacctCAAAGCATACATCACAACACAATATTCTTCTGAGCTTGTATGTGGGCTGCAATCACAAGGTCTGCTTTCTGGTAGAACATTTGGATGAGCTTTAGAATATAGGAAGTAAGACCTGTTGACCTGGCTCTAGCACGAGCCGAAAGACATACCCGTGAAAAATACAAGTGTGCTGAGTGGACCATGAATACATCATTGCTCAACCTGAATCTCTACCTGTAAGCTGCACACAAACATGCAGGCCAGAATTTATGCTTAGAAAACAAGCCACTTTAAAGTACTCTGCTTGTTACTAGCTTGCTACACTGACAAATAACTTTAATATCACCGTACTTCCTTTTCATTTGTTGAATTTTCCAACAAGAAGATAACCAGTCAATAGTTTGATGTAAGTTACTTGATTATGCAATCGCTGTTCAATTAACTCTGCTTTCTTGCACAACTGACTCAATTAGTAAGAGTCAGACTTGGTACCTGGTACCTTCCCAGTTTTACATATAAGTATTTTTAACTAGactgtgaaaacagaagaaaggaatgaaTACATGAAACAGTAAAATTCTAGACAAACCAACAAGGAATGCTTAAGAATAAAGGAAAGGCTGTTGTTTCCTGGCTTTGCTTGCCACGTAAAATGCAGAGTTTCTCACAATGGTATACATGAAATCTTTTCCTCCAATGTGGTAGCACTAGTATAACCgaagtaaaataaacatattcaagctcctttgttttttaaatacaaccAACACCTTTAGGAAATAACTGAATCCACACATTGTTTTGAAATTAACTGTTCTACGTGGAGTGTAAGATACCCCAGTGCTGTAACTGTGCTACAGCCACAGGCTCTGGGGTTTCACTGCACTGCAGGAGGCCTTCTACGCCAAGCTATCAAATTCAGAGGCACCTACAAGGCCTACCTTTCCTCAGGATTTATCAGCCCAGCATTATTTTCAAGctaaagatgatcagagggctggagcacctctcctatgaggacaggctgagagttgggatCATTCACCCCAGAGAacaggcagctcctgggagaccttatagcagccttccagtacctaaagggagcctacaggaaagctggagagggactttttgcaagggcacatagtgataggatgaggggtaatggcttcaaactggaagagggtagatttagattggatattaggaagaagttctttactgtgagggtagtgagacactggaacaggttgcccagggaagttgtggatgccccatccctggaagtgttgaaggccaggccggatgagactttgagcaacctggtctagcaggaggcaTCTATGCCTatgggtgatcttcaaggtcccttccaacccaaatcattctacgattctaaagcagcacagacagcacacCAGCTGGGCACCACCACCTCAGCTGTGCTTCAGCCAGGGCAGGGTGAGACTGAGGGGCAGGCAGCTGCGCAGGCTCACCTGCGGTACCACACGGCCCTACAAGAAGACAGCCCGCGGCGGTGAGGGGAGCCCCGCGAGGCCCCCTAAGGCGGGAAGCTGCTCGCCGCGCGACTTTTAAAGGCTTCGGTGACGTCACCCCTGGAGCGGGGCTAGCCGTTAGGCGCGCACGTGCGACGCCCCCTGCTGGGTCTCTGGAGGTCTCCGATAGGCGCAGGCCGGGGGCGGCGCGCAGGCGCGGTGCGTGGCCgggccgcgggcgggcgggcgggcaggcaggaggcagtcaCTGCTGCGGTCGGTGCCGGCCCTTCCATGAGCCGTCGctgcccgccggccgccgcctcgCTGCTGCGGGGGCTCATCGGCCCCGCCGCCCTTTGCCTGGGCAGGAGTATGAGCCTCTGCGGGGCGCCGGCCGCCTGCGCCGCGGGGCctgcgagcggcggcggcggcgcgggcttCTCAGCGCGGCTGAGCCCGCCCTGGCTGCGGCTGCCTGAGGTGCCGGGCGCGGAGCCGCAGCGGGCCaacgagctgctgctgctgctgccgccagccccgcggggcccggccccgccacaGCATCACGTTGTCTACTTCCCGGGGGACGTGCAGGTACGGCGGGGCGAGCCGCCGAGGGCGATAAGCAATGGCGGGTGGGAGCGGCCCGGGCGGCTGAGAGGGCCGGGAGCGGGGAAGCGGCGCTGGAGGGGGCCGCTGGCCGCACGGATCCTCCGGGGGTGAGGGGTGCGGAGGGGCTGGCGGCCGCAGCCCCCGGCAGGGTGCGTGGATCCCGCTGCTGCCGGCCGGAGCTCTCCCCCCGCGGGAAGAAGCATCTCTTGGACGCTCTCTGTCCGCTGCCGCCGGGTAAACGTAGTGGGGACGGGGCGCTCTTGAAAGCTGAAACgggagcagcagcggcgggggAGCCTTCTTACATAGCGCTGCCTGCGATTGACATTTCTGGCGGTGACGGCGATGTCTGAAGTCGTATCGAAAAGTCTGTGGAGAGAAGACGGGTGAAGGctcctttatcagggagtgtagacataggacgaggggtaacggtttcaaactgaaggagggtagatttagattagatattgggaaggaattcttcactgtgagggtggtgagacactggaagaggcccagagaagctgtggatgcctcatccctggaggtgttcaaggccaggctggatggggctgtgagcaacgtggtgtagtgggaggtgtccctgcccatggcagggggggtggaaacagatgatctttaaggtcccttccaacccaaaccattctgtgattctctgaaatcCTAAAAATGGGAAGTTTTCCTTGGCAGGCTTCGCACTGCATTTCTGTGCCCGTGTACAAACAGTCCAGTGAGTATTTCACAGGCACTGGTGCTTTCTCAGCATGCCCTGAAGAAGGCATGTGTTTTCTTTTGAGTTAACAAGGAATTGAAAAGAGAGACTCTCAAGTGCTGTCCCTACGCGTGTGGTCGACCTCTATAATGTTACATACTCTGGTACTCTGGGTAGTCAGCTAATCTCAAAAGTCATTACTTTTCATAAGCAAGGATCGTGTATTTTTGTTCTGGGAAAaggctttccttttctgtaagaTAAAGAGAGAATTTGGTGGATTTTCATTCTAAGGATTGGAGTGGACTAAGAAAACCTTTCTGGTTACCATTCCTGGATATGGCTTTATTATTCCTTAATAAAATAAACTAATTAGTATTCTCTGCCATTATTAATTCAGAGGTGAGGATTGTTCATGACTTGGGGGTTAATCATGCAGCTGAAtgggagggatttttttgtgtgtataaaaattagaaaatttatTACCAAGTTTTAAGTCTGTTGCTTGTCTGTAATAAGATAATCAGTATTTCTGCCGATGGAGATAATACAGTAAAATTATGTATTCTGTGTCATACTAAGTTGAATAATACCTTAGTATTCTCTTGGAGTGAAGTCAATAAAAATTATGAATACTTCCACGtgcttatttttattgtattaattttggagatattaaaaatgtgtaaataagTAAATAGAATAAGTAAATCTAAATATGGCAGTTTCTTTAATGTGTTTCTTGTTCTGGAAGCTTAGCAAGTCAGTGCCTCTTTAATGCATGTTTCTCTGATAGTTGTGGTCCTTTCTTATGAATATAAGTATGCTAGGCAGAGCTGAAGTATTTTCACAATGTagtaatgtgtttttttctttttttttaatttttcagaactaTCATGATGTCATGTCTTGCCACCCAGAAAACTTTCAGTGGGAGAACTggagttttgaaaatgttgctaCCATACTTGCTCGCCGGTTCCCTAATAGCTTTATTTGGGTTGTAAAGTGTTCTCGAATGCACCTGCACAAATTCAGTTGCTATGACAACTTTGTGGCGAGCAACATGTTTGGAGCACCAGAGCACAGCACTGACTTAGGAGCTTTCAAGCATCTCCATGCTTTGCTAGTTAATGCATTCAGACTCTCCCAGAATATTCTGCTGTCCCAGAAAAGTGTGCACGGTGTCAGCAAGGATGCAAAAATAGCTGCTTGTAAATCACAGCCGCAGTCTGTTCCTACAACGAATGGCTGCCCATccacagaaggagagagagattgTGAATGCTCTAATAATTCTGCTATGAACTTCATTATACCATCTGCTGTAGGTGCAGTGTCGTTTACTTTGATTGGCTTCAGTAAAGGTTGTGTGGTTTTGAACCAGCTGCTTTATGAGCTGAAGGAAGCTAAAAAAGACAAGAATACAGATGCCTTcttaaaaaacataaaagcaatttACTGGTTGGATGGTGGGCACTCGGGAGGAAGCAATACGTGGGTTACTTACCCTGAAGTGCTGAAAGAACTTGCAGAGACAGGAATTGAAGTTCATGCTCATGTTACGCCATACCAAGTGTTTGACACAATGAGGTCATGGATTGGGAGAGAGCATGAGAAATTTGTACAGATACTTGAAGAATTTGGTGTGGAAATAAATGATCAACTGCATTTTGCTGATGACGCTCCCTCCTTAGACAACCATTTCAGAATTCATGAAGTATTTTGAGACTGTATGTATCTGAATAGTATATTCATTGTAAAAGCACTTTTGATACTGTAAATGTTGTCATTTAGATTTACAACTTTGAGCAGATGCTTTCTGAGGAGAATACTAAATCAGTCCTGTGTTGCTAATAGATACTATGTAAAAATTTCGGTAGCTTAAAAAGGAGTATTGGGACCCTATACCTACAACAGATGTCACTTGATTCCTGGAAAAAAAGTGTTATGAAGAACTAttctatacattttatttttttttgtgaaatgtgaacatttattttcaagctgTTGGCAGAATTTTTAGTCCTGGGTGTCTAATGTCATATACTGCCTTTAAAGTACTCAAGACTCTCAAATGTCTGGCTACTTCCATTTAGTAGCTTCCAGGGCTAAAAACTTTGGTCTTTGTCAATAACACATATAACGTTAGGTTTTTGGCTTAAGGAAAACAATGATTGACAGAACAATCTTAGTTGTATATTTTCTTGACAAttgctttaattaattaattaaatcttCCAGTTTCGTAACAGTTCTCCTATTGAAACAAAGTCACAAATATTTACCTTTGGAATAATAGTGCcaatccatttttcttccttatgtgcGCCTTGCCTCTTCTGTCGCTACAAGTTTCATTGTGTAGTGTCTGCCCGTAAAGAGCTGTTTCACCTGAGGGCTTGAAAGTTTTGATATGGCTAAGTTAAGTGACCAAGAGTGTTGATGAAAGTGTAGCCTACTGCTGTTTCAACATACCTTGCTGTTGCTTTGACTAGTTTCTAAAAGGACCAGCAGTAATATCTGTATTTTCAAGTCAAAAGGTGTCTTTATCCCTGCCCTGGACTGGTGAGTATTTTTCTTGATAATTGCTGCATTGATGTTGATCTAAATCAAGCCGTAAGTACATAACATATTACAAGTTGCATAAAAATTTTAGACTGTGTTGACTGCAGCTGTTTCAAAATGCTTCAATTTTTAGAACTATTATCTCCTTTAAATGTATAGCAGTAGTTGCTTCTACAGCCACCCAAAAGTCTGTTTTCAGACCctaatttttcttacagaaaaaatacctcctcTAATTAAATACAAAGCTGGGCAAATCGGATACAAAAGATGGAATCTAGTTCAGACCCCAAACCTGAATGTCCTTCAGAAAGAATTGCTGAAAGATGGACAAATGAAGGTATTAGTAGAACTTTTCTAATGTTGTAAGTAACTTTTTCCATTTATCTATGGATAAATCTTAGAACCACTCTTAAAGACAACTGCAGCTATTAAGAATGAACCAGTAGCTTAAAATGGCTTTGGATTTCCTGGAATTATAGGAATACAATAGAAGAATACACAAACAAACGCAGCTCACTgctgaaaaaaggcattttattcaACTTTGTTCCTATGTTTGATGGCTTAGCAACCTCTCCCCCTGCTTCTTGCGTCTCGTTTCTCATGCCTCTTACACTGTGAAAGCAAAGTCCTGGTTCATCTTTCTTCTGTTGGCATCATTAAAACTTAAAAGGTTCACTGGAGACAGTATTTTCACAACTCTTACAGTGTTTGTGCACGTTAGTGATCACTGAAGAATGAGAAAAGTGTGTTGAACTCTTGAGAAAATTTTCTTAACACTCAAAATATTAAGGGTTGTAGGATTATGCATAGACCGCGTACCTTACAATGTGAATGTGAACTCTGTTGCTAATAGTAAATAGACTAATCTGTGTAGTTGATCAAAaggggaaataatttattttaattgatgGAGAAAAGTGGAACGTGCAAGCTAACTCTAGCATTTTATGAAAGAATTTGAAATTTAGTTCCATcagctttttttctaaaactctTTCTTGGAGACTTTGTTCATTCCTATTTATTGATTATCTCCCTAATGGGCTTATAACAACTTGTTTATGTGTTCCAAGGAAGGCTGTTTCCCTTTTTTGGTCCTTTTAATAACACTT is a window of Larus michahellis chromosome 7, bLarMic1.1, whole genome shotgun sequence DNA encoding:
- the C7H2orf69 gene encoding mitochondrial protein C2orf69 homolog translates to MSRRCPPAAASLLRGLIGPAALCLGRSMSLCGAPAACAAGPASGGGGAGFSARLSPPWLRLPEVPGAEPQRANELLLLLPPAPRGPAPPQHHVVYFPGDVQNYHDVMSCHPENFQWENWSFENVATILARRFPNSFIWVVKCSRMHLHKFSCYDNFVASNMFGAPEHSTDLGAFKHLHALLVNAFRLSQNILLSQKSVHGVSKDAKIAACKSQPQSVPTTNGCPSTEGERDCECSNNSAMNFIIPSAVGAVSFTLIGFSKGCVVLNQLLYELKEAKKDKNTDAFLKNIKAIYWLDGGHSGGSNTWVTYPEVLKELAETGIEVHAHVTPYQVFDTMRSWIGREHEKFVQILEEFGVEINDQLHFADDAPSLDNHFRIHEVF